The DNA segment ACGCCGGCACGGACGATCGCTCGCTGGCCGACATGACCGACTTGCCGTTCGTCACGATCGACTACGACCAGTCGCGCGACCTCGACCAGGCGGTGTTCGCGGCGCGCCGCGGCGGCGGCTTCGAGGTCGTCTACGCGATCGCCGACGCGGCGTGGTTCGCGCCGCCGGACGGGCCGGTGTTCGCCGACGCGCTCGCGCGCGGCGCGAGCTTCTACCTGCCCGGCCTGATGATCCCGATGCTGCCGCGCGAGCTGTGCGAGGACCTGGCGTCGCTGCGCGAGGGCGTAGACCGGCGCGCGCTCGCGTTTTGCATGCGCGTCGACGCCGACGGCCGCGCGCTTGCGACCGACGTGCGCCGCGCGCGCGTTCGCAGCCGCCGCAAGCTCACGTACGACGGCGTCCAGCGCCACTACGACGAGGGCATCCTCGGCGGCCAGGACTACACGGAGACGCTCGACGTGGTGCGCGAGGTCGGCGTGCGGCGCCGCGCGCTGGCCGACGCGCGCGACGTGGTGCGCTACGACCGGCTCGAACTCGTGCTGGACCTCACCGGTGACGGGCGCCACGTTCGCATCCGCGGCGCGCGGCGCAATCGGGCGCAACAGGTCAACGAGGAGCTGTCGCTCCTGTGCAACGTCGAGGGCGCGCGGCTGCTCGCCGGCAAGCCGGCGGTGTTTCGCGTGCACCCGCCGCCGCCCGCGGAGGCGCTCGACGGACTGTGCGCGGCGATCGAGGAGCTGATCGCCGTACGCCGGCTCGACCCGGCCGTGTGGCGGTGGCGGCGCGCGGAGGGCGAGTCGCTCGCCGACTACGTGGACCGTCTGCCCGACGGCGACCGGCTGTCGGACGCACTCCAGCGCCAGGCGATGTTGATCGCGGAACCGGCGCGTTACTCGACGCGACCCGGTCCGCACTGGGGCATCGGCGCCGCGGCCTACGCGCGGCTGTCGGCGCCGATGCGCGAGATCGTCGGCATCGTCAACGAGCTGGCGCTGGTCGGACCGCCCGCGCCCGCGACCCTCGTCGACCGCGCGGTCGACGCGGGCAACCGCGCGCGCGACCTTCAGCGCCAACTCGACAAGGACGCGCACCGCGTCGCGCTCGACTGGCTGTTCGAGCGCGATCGGGCCAGGCCGCTCGGGCAGCGCCCCGTGCGGACCGGCACCGTGATGGGCGCCAAGGCGACCAAGCTGTACGTGCGGCTCGACGAGCCGCCGATCGAGGTCAAGGTGTACGGCGACTATCGGGTGGACGGTCGTTTCGAGGTCGTCGCCGGCCGCCGGCGGATCCGCGTGGGCGACGAGGTCGCGGTGGTGGTCGCGGACCGCCGCGCCGACGACCGGTGGGTGCTGCAGCTCGCGTGACCGGCGGCGAGGCGGATGCGGCGGCCGGCGGGCGGGCGCTGCCGCGCGCGCGATCGGCCGCGCGACGAGTGCCCGATCGCGCCCCGCAGCGGATGGCCGTACGCTATACTCGCGGCGTCGGGGAAGGAGGCGCGGTGAACACGCAGATTCGCACGGTTCTGGAGGCCAAGGGCTCTCACGTCGAGACGATCGGGCCCGATGCGACGGTGGCTGACGCCGTGAGGCGCATGAACGAGGCGCGCATCGGCGCTCTCCTGGTGGTCGACGAGCAGGGCGGGCGGCAGCGCCCCGCCGGCATCTTCACCGAGCGCGACGTGCTCACGCGCGTCGTCGCCGCCGGTCGCGATCCGGCCGCGACCTCGGTGCGGGAGGTGATGAGCACACCTCTGGTCGTGATCCGGCCGGAGACGACGGTGCAGGAGGCGATGATGGTCGTCACCGAAAAGCGCTGCCGCCACTTGCCGGTCATGCGCGGCGACGACCTCGTCGGCCTCGTGTCGATCGGCGATCTCACCCGCGCGCTGCTGCGGGAGCAGCAGGCCAAGATCGACGATCTGGTCACGTACATCACCTGGGGGTGACCGATCGGCGCGCGCGGCGCGCCCGCGTATACTCCGCGCGTGGTGCGCATCTGCTTCGTCTGCCTCGGCAACATCTGCCGGTCCCCGACCGCGGAGGCGGTGATGCGGCATCTGATTCGCGAGCGCGGCCTCGACGACCAGATTGTCGTCGACAGTGCCGGCACGGACGCCTACCACGCGGGGGAGCCGCCGGACGCCCGCGCGGTGGCGGCGGCGCGTCGCCGCGGCATCGAAGTCGGTGGCACCGCGCGCCGCTTTCGCCGCGCCGACTTCGCCCGGTTCGACTACGTGATCGCGATGGACACCGACAACTACGACCGCCTGCGCAGGCTCGCTCCCGACGCCGCTGCCCGCGCCAAGGTGCACCTGCTTCGGTCGTTCGACCCGAACGCCGGCGACGATCTGGACGTGCCCGACCCGTACTATGGCGGCCGCGCCGGGTTCGATCGCGTGCTCGACCTGTGCGACGCCGCGTGCCGGGGCCTGCTCGACCGCATCGCGCCATGACGCCGCACGTGGCAGACGCGGTCGCGCGCCGTCTCGGTGCGGCGGTCGTCGGGGCGCGCCCGGTCGGCGGCGGCGACATCAACGACGCCTACGCGGTCGACCTCGCCGACGGCCGGCGCGTGTTCGTCAAGGTCAACGCGCGCGCGCCGGACGATCTGTTCGCCGCCGAGGCCCACGGCCTCGCGTGGCTCGCCGAGGCGGCCGCTTTGCGCGTGCCGAAGGTGCTCGCCATCGGGCCGGCGTTCCTGGTGCTCGAATACCTGGCGCCCGGCCGCCGCGCGCGCGACTACGACGAGCAGTTCGGGCGCGGGTTGGCGGCGCTGCACCGGTTCGGCGCGCCGCAGTTCGGCCTCGACCGGGACAACTACATCGGCCGGCTGCCGCAGGCGAACGCGCCCTGCGCGGACTGGGCCGAGTTCTATCGGTCGCGGCGGCTCGTGCCCCAGGTGCGGCGGGCGGCGGACGCCGGGTGGATCGGCGGCTCGTTGCGAGCCTCGCTCGACCGGCTGTGCGACCGCATCGACGTCGCCGTCGGCCCGGCGGAGCCGCCAGCGCGGCTGCACGGCGACCTGTGGTCGGGCAACGCCCACGTGGGCCCGGCCGGCGAGCCGTGCCTGATCGACCCGGCCGCGTACGGCGGCCACCGCGAGGTCGATCTGGCGATGATGCAGCTATTCGGCGGGTTCGGCGCGCGGGTCTTCGATGCGTACGCCGAGGCCTACCCGCTGGCGCCCGACTGGCGCGACCGCATGCCGCTTTACCAGTTGTACTTTCTGCTCGTGCACGTGAATCTGTTCGGAGCCGGGTACGTCCCGCAGGTCGAGGCCGCGCTGCGCCGTTGCCCGTAGCGCGCGCCGCCGCCGTGCGGGGGGCGGCGGGGAACGCGCACGTCGCTACCACGGCGCGATCGCGGCCACCGTGCGCGCGAGGTCGACGACGCCGTGCGGGTCGGGGTCCGGCGGTGCGGTCCCGCGCAGCTCGGCCAGCCTCCCGCGCGCGGCGAGCCCGAAGGTCTCGAGCCCGCATCCGGCGGCGCGCGCGGCGGCCTCGGCGAAGATGTCGGCCGCGCGGGCGTCGTCGCCGGCCCGATGGGCGAGCGCGCCGAGAACCAGCGCGCCGGCGAGATCGCCGTACGCGACCTGCTCGCGCCGGAGCTTGCGCGCCAGCCGGCGGATCGCCCCGTGGTGACGTTCGTCGCCGGTGAGCAGCAGCAGGCGCGCGCGCAGCCACCGCGACACGATCCGCACGATCTGGACGTAGCGCAGCAGCGACGCGTCCAGGCGGTCGAGGCGCGCGAGCAGCTCCGGCACGCGGTCGGAGGCGCGCTCGTAGCACGCGATGACGCACTCCGCTTCCAACTGATAATAATGTTGTAACTGAAACTCGTCGCTGGGCGCGTTCCACCGGGCTTTTGCCAGATGGTGGCGCGCGCGGTCGGGCTGGTCGGCGGCGAGCCAACCCCACACGGAGGTCCGCCGCAGCGTCGTCTCCGCGTACAAGTCGCCCCGGCGGCGCGCGTCCTGAATCCACTCGCGCGCGGCGTCGCGCACCTCGGCAAAGCGCCCGCCGAAGCGCAGGCAGAACATCCGGAACACGCGCGCGTTGATCAAACCCCAGTGGGCAAACGGCAGCCGCAAGAATGCGTCCTCGGCGGCTTCGAGCAGGCGAATTGCCTCGTTCACGTCCCCGGCGAAGTAGCGGATG comes from the Deltaproteobacteria bacterium genome and includes:
- a CDS encoding low molecular weight phosphotyrosine protein phosphatase gives rise to the protein MRICFVCLGNICRSPTAEAVMRHLIRERGLDDQIVVDSAGTDAYHAGEPPDARAVAAARRRGIEVGGTARRFRRADFARFDYVIAMDTDNYDRLRRLAPDAAARAKVHLLRSFDPNAGDDLDVPDPYYGGRAGFDRVLDLCDAACRGLLDRIAP
- a CDS encoding fructosamine kinase — translated: MTPHVADAVARRLGAAVVGARPVGGGDINDAYAVDLADGRRVFVKVNARAPDDLFAAEAHGLAWLAEAAALRVPKVLAIGPAFLVLEYLAPGRRARDYDEQFGRGLAALHRFGAPQFGLDRDNYIGRLPQANAPCADWAEFYRSRRLVPQVRRAADAGWIGGSLRASLDRLCDRIDVAVGPAEPPARLHGDLWSGNAHVGPAGEPCLIDPAAYGGHREVDLAMMQLFGGFGARVFDAYAEAYPLAPDWRDRMPLYQLYFLLVHVNLFGAGYVPQVEAALRRCP
- a CDS encoding CBS domain-containing protein is translated as MAVRYTRGVGEGGAVNTQIRTVLEAKGSHVETIGPDATVADAVRRMNEARIGALLVVDEQGGRQRPAGIFTERDVLTRVVAAGRDPAATSVREVMSTPLVVIRPETTVQEAMMVVTEKRCRHLPVMRGDDLVGLVSIGDLTRALLREQQAKIDDLVTYITWG
- a CDS encoding RNB domain-containing ribonuclease, encoding MTDLPFVTIDYDQSRDLDQAVFAARRGGGFEVVYAIADAAWFAPPDGPVFADALARGASFYLPGLMIPMLPRELCEDLASLREGVDRRALAFCMRVDADGRALATDVRRARVRSRRKLTYDGVQRHYDEGILGGQDYTETLDVVREVGVRRRALADARDVVRYDRLELVLDLTGDGRHVRIRGARRNRAQQVNEELSLLCNVEGARLLAGKPAVFRVHPPPPAEALDGLCAAIEELIAVRRLDPAVWRWRRAEGESLADYVDRLPDGDRLSDALQRQAMLIAEPARYSTRPGPHWGIGAAAYARLSAPMREIVGIVNELALVGPPAPATLVDRAVDAGNRARDLQRQLDKDAHRVALDWLFERDRARPLGQRPVRTGTVMGAKATKLYVRLDEPPIEVKVYGDYRVDGRFEVVAGRRRIRVGDEVAVVVADRRADDRWVLQLA